The following proteins are co-located in the bacterium genome:
- a CDS encoding carbon starvation protein A has product MSLALLTIVFMAFLALGYRFYSRYVENKYKLDQELPTPAEVYNDGQDYTPTKPFYLMGQHFSAIAAAGPIAGPIIACQQFGWLPCLLWIGLGAIFIGAVHDFSALMASVRHQARSIAEIVRHRLGPRAWYAMMLFIWIALLYVIMAFTDITASTFVGKSEELEGLGVTFNRGGAVAAASIIYLLLAVVMGLIQRRFNLTLFYQTIVFVPLSLAAVWAGTKISTLLVFSSSTWILAILVYCFVASLLPVWLLLQPRGYLGGFILYIALSIGVIGLFFGDFPIQQKAFMTWQGPGLTGALFPFLFVTIACGACSGFHGLVASGTTSKQVSRESHCRPIGYGSMLLEGFVALIALSTVMIAAPEALQGLKPGKIYGDGIGRFLTVIIGEDQFLLAATFGAMAFSTFVFDTLDVATRLGRYILQELFGFQGRKGALIATAITILLPAGLLMISREGAWQLFWTLFGTSNQLLAALSLLCICVWLKTAGRPFWFALIPMLFVMTMTIWSLTVQASWAYREVQKQGLVLNATFMNGLICLLLIFLAGMMAFEAIRKSDTTTPMVSAPACD; this is encoded by the coding sequence ATGAGTCTTGCGCTTCTCACAATCGTTTTCATGGCGTTTCTTGCGCTTGGTTACCGTTTCTACAGCCGGTATGTGGAAAACAAATACAAGCTCGATCAGGAATTGCCCACGCCTGCAGAAGTGTATAACGACGGACAGGATTATACTCCCACAAAACCATTTTATTTAATGGGACAACATTTCAGCGCGATTGCGGCGGCTGGTCCCATTGCCGGACCGATCATCGCGTGCCAGCAATTCGGCTGGCTTCCCTGCCTTCTCTGGATTGGATTGGGAGCGATTTTTATCGGCGCCGTTCATGACTTCTCAGCCTTAATGGCATCTGTCCGGCATCAAGCTAGGTCCATTGCCGAGATAGTAAGACACCGTCTCGGACCACGAGCGTGGTACGCAATGATGCTCTTCATCTGGATCGCGTTGTTGTACGTGATCATGGCCTTCACCGATATCACAGCGAGCACTTTCGTTGGAAAAAGCGAAGAACTGGAAGGGCTCGGGGTCACCTTCAATCGTGGTGGAGCTGTCGCGGCGGCAAGCATAATCTATCTACTTCTTGCTGTTGTGATGGGATTGATTCAGCGGCGATTCAACCTTACGCTGTTCTATCAGACAATCGTTTTTGTTCCGCTCTCACTGGCTGCAGTCTGGGCCGGGACAAAAATTTCTACACTATTAGTATTCAGCTCTTCAACCTGGATACTCGCCATTCTCGTTTATTGTTTCGTGGCTTCTCTTTTGCCTGTTTGGCTTTTACTTCAACCGCGCGGTTATCTTGGTGGATTCATCCTATACATTGCTCTTTCGATCGGTGTGATCGGACTCTTTTTCGGCGATTTCCCGATCCAGCAAAAAGCGTTCATGACCTGGCAAGGACCAGGCCTTACAGGCGCGTTGTTCCCCTTTCTTTTTGTGACAATTGCATGCGGTGCTTGTTCCGGCTTTCATGGTCTTGTGGCATCCGGAACCACCTCAAAGCAGGTATCCAGGGAGTCACATTGCAGGCCGATAGGTTACGGAAGCATGTTGTTGGAAGGATTTGTGGCATTGATTGCGCTTTCCACCGTGATGATCGCGGCGCCGGAAGCCTTGCAAGGATTGAAACCCGGAAAAATTTACGGCGATGGAATCGGCCGTTTCCTGACTGTAATCATCGGCGAAGATCAATTTCTGCTCGCGGCAACCTTCGGCGCGATGGCATTTTCCACTTTCGTATTTGACACTTTAGACGTGGCCACGCGCCTGGGACGATACATTTTGCAAGAATTGTTCGGATTTCAAGGACGCAAAGGAGCATTGATTGCAACCGCAATCACGATCCTCTTACCGGCCGGTCTGTTGATGATTTCCCGCGAAGGCGCCTGGCAACTTTTCTGGACTCTCTTTGGAACCAGCAATCAGTTGCTTGCCGCATTGAGTTTGCTTTGCATTTGCGTATGGTTAAAGACGGCGGGACGCCCCTTCTGGTTTGCTCTGATTCCCATGCTATTTGTAATGACAATGACCATCTGGTCGCTGACTGTACAGGCAAGCTGGGCTTATCGCGAAGTTCAAAAACAAGGACTCGTA
- a CDS encoding thioredoxin domain-containing protein → MNRLTQEKSPYLLQHSDNPVDWYPWGDEAFETARRENKPVLLSIGYSTCHWCHVMEHESFEDQEVAALMNDAFVCVKVDREERPDIDNIYMTVCQMLTGSGGWPLTMFLTPDKQPFFAGTYIPKHDRFGRPGLLEMIPRIKELWKLKQPDVSRSAAEITQALQQASADTSGEILNESAVKAGFEQLARRFDRVFGGFGDAPKFPTPHQHLFLLRYWKRTGDARALEMVEKTLEAMRQGGIYDHVGFGFHRYSTDREWLVPHFEKMLYDQALLSMAYIEAHQATRKEEFAEIAREIYEYVLRDMTDPEGGFYSAEDADSEGVEGKFYVWKAEELEQILGDEASFFFEIFNIERNGNFLEQVIGHRTGDNIIYRTKPWGVLGSERKLEEQLLRLRIEEARKKLFQVREARVHPLKDDKILADWNGLMIASFAKAAAALAEPKYAEAASRSANFILNKMRKQDGSLIHRYRSGEAALQAHVDDYAFLVYGLIELYQTTFEVSFLKNAIELNDHMLRHFWDEPAGGFFFTSDTGEQMLVRTKEVYDGAVPSGNSVAYFNLLRLGRITANPELERKAEQLERAFAGQIGHLPSAYTQFLIGLDFRIGPAYEVVVAGRPETGDTAEMLVALQKVFAPRKVLVFRPEQEGIPEISRFAPYTVPQKSIDGKAAAYICQNYVCNLPTTDVREAIEQLK, encoded by the coding sequence ATGAATCGATTAACGCAGGAAAAGAGTCCTTATCTTCTACAACATTCCGATAACCCGGTCGATTGGTACCCCTGGGGCGACGAAGCTTTTGAAACAGCGCGCCGCGAAAACAAACCGGTTCTGCTTTCCATCGGTTATTCCACGTGTCACTGGTGCCATGTCATGGAACATGAATCCTTTGAGGATCAGGAAGTGGCTGCTTTGATGAACGATGCCTTTGTTTGTGTGAAGGTGGATCGTGAAGAACGTCCCGACATCGATAACATCTATATGACCGTGTGCCAGATGTTGACCGGAAGCGGTGGTTGGCCGCTGACAATGTTTCTTACCCCGGACAAGCAGCCTTTTTTTGCAGGGACTTATATTCCGAAACACGATCGATTTGGACGTCCCGGTCTTCTGGAAATGATTCCACGCATCAAGGAATTGTGGAAACTAAAACAGCCTGACGTTTCCCGTTCTGCAGCGGAGATCACACAGGCATTGCAGCAAGCCTCTGCAGACACATCGGGTGAGATTCTGAACGAATCCGCAGTGAAAGCAGGATTCGAGCAACTGGCTCGCCGATTTGATCGCGTTTTTGGAGGCTTTGGAGACGCTCCCAAATTTCCAACTCCGCATCAGCATCTGTTTTTGCTTCGCTACTGGAAGAGAACGGGAGATGCACGTGCTTTGGAGATGGTGGAAAAAACTCTGGAGGCAATGCGTCAGGGGGGGATCTACGATCATGTTGGATTTGGATTCCATCGTTACTCTACGGATCGTGAATGGCTGGTTCCACATTTTGAAAAGATGCTTTACGATCAGGCGCTCCTCAGCATGGCCTACATTGAAGCGCATCAAGCGACGCGTAAAGAGGAATTCGCTGAGATCGCGCGCGAAATCTATGAATATGTTCTGCGCGACATGACCGATCCGGAAGGCGGTTTCTATTCAGCTGAAGACGCCGATAGCGAAGGCGTGGAAGGAAAATTCTATGTCTGGAAAGCGGAAGAACTGGAGCAAATCCTGGGTGATGAAGCCTCCTTCTTTTTTGAGATTTTCAACATCGAACGGAACGGAAATTTCCTGGAACAGGTGATCGGTCACCGCACCGGCGATAACATCATCTACCGCACAAAACCATGGGGAGTGCTCGGCTCAGAAAGGAAGCTCGAAGAACAACTGTTGCGACTGCGCATCGAAGAGGCGCGGAAAAAATTGTTTCAAGTTCGCGAAGCGCGCGTTCATCCGTTGAAAGATGACAAAATACTCGCAGATTGGAACGGATTGATGATTGCCTCTTTCGCAAAAGCTGCAGCAGCCCTGGCAGAACCGAAATACGCAGAAGCGGCCAGCCGTTCTGCAAACTTCATTCTGAATAAAATGCGGAAACAGGATGGGTCTCTGATCCATCGCTATCGTAGCGGAGAAGCCGCGCTTCAAGCGCATGTGGATGATTACGCATTTCTTGTGTACGGGCTGATCGAACTTTACCAGACAACTTTCGAAGTTTCGTTTCTGAAGAATGCAATCGAACTAAATGACCACATGCTTCGTCATTTCTGGGATGAACCAGCCGGTGGTTTCTTCTTCACAAGCGACACCGGGGAGCAGATGCTGGTCCGCACAAAGGAAGTTTACGATGGTGCTGTGCCGTCCGGAAACTCGGTTGCTTATTTCAATTTGCTTCGTTTGGGGCGCATCACGGCGAATCCGGAACTCGAGCGAAAAGCGGAACAGCTGGAACGTGCCTTCGCCGGTCAGATCGGCCATCTTCCTTCCGCGTATACCCAGTTCCTGATCGGTCTCGATTTTCGGATCGGGCCTGCTTACGAAGTGGTGGTAGCGGGACGTCCGGAAACAGGGGATACTGCGGAAATGCTAGTAGCTTTGCAGAAAGTGTTTGCGCCTCGCAAGGTTCTTGTTTTTCGCCCGGAGCAAGAAGGCATTCCCGAAATCTCGCGTTTTGCCCCTTATACTGTGCCGCAAAAAAGCATCGATGGCAAAGCTGCAGCTTACATCTGCCAGAACTATGTCTGCAATCTTCCGACAACAGATGTCAGAGAAGCAATTGAACAATTGAAGTAG